A region of the Thiomicrorhabdus sp. genome:
ATTCAAGCTGTTAACCCAAAAAAGATACGAATTAGCGTTGTTTTGCTTTAAAAATCTCAAGAATAAAATCAAAGTCAATTTACCAGGCCTGGTAAATTTGGAACATTAATGCAAATTATCACTTATATTCGCATTAGTTTAGATTCGTACCAGTTTATATTTTCATAAGATAAATACTAAAAAACCGTTAGCGGCATTTGCACACAAACGGTTTCACTATAAAAAATACGATTAAAACGATTTAACCAAAAAACGATTATCGTTTAAACAGTAAACGATGCCCAGGCGTAAACTCTGCAAACTCGCCTTGGTGATACTTTAGTTCACCAGACACAATGGTACTGATAACGCTTGATTTAAAGGTATGTCCTTCCCACGGAGACCACTGGCATTTATAAAGGTTATGCTCTTTATCATCTATATGTGGTTTATTCATATCAACCAATACCAAGTCCGCCCAATAGCCTTCACGAATATAGCCTCGATCTTCAATTTGATAACGAATGGCAACATTATGAGAGGTTTTTTGCACAACGGTTTCAATATCAAAAACATTATCATGCACCATATCCAATAAGGCACAAAGAGACTGTTGAACCTGTGGTAAACCTGCAGGAGCCATAAAGTATTTATTTTGTTTTTCTTCATCTGTATGAGGTGCATGATCGGTCGCGATAATATCTATACGCCCTTCTCTTACCGCCTGGCGAATCGCATCTCTATCAGACTGTTTTTTGATAGCTGGATTACATTTAATATAAGTACCACGGGTTGCGTAATCCTCTTCTGTAAACCAAAGGTGATGCACACAAGCTTCTGCGGTTATCTTTTTACCTTCTACCGGGCCTGGTTCAAACAACTCCATCTCTTCTGCCGTTGTTAAGTGCAATATATGCAAATCAGCACCGGTTTCTTTAGCCAAGTCCACCGCAAACGAAGATGATTTATAACATGCTTCACGGCAACGAATCTCTGGATGGGCTGACATAGGAATGTCTTCACCATATTGCTCACGGTACTTTTCTTCTTGGGCTTTGATCATTGGCGTGTCTTCGCAATGAGTGGTTATTAGAGTTGGACTATGAGTAAAAATATCACGCAAGGCTTGTTCTCTATCAACCAACATATTTCCTGTTGAAGCACCCATAAAAATCTTTACCCCGCAAACATTGCTTGGGTTAACTTTTTTTAGTTCTTCCAGGTTGTCATTGGTAGCACCAAAATAAAATGAGAAATTAGTCCATGCTTTTTGGGCACCTATTTGATACTTGGCCTCAAGGTTTTCAATAGTTGTTGTTGTAGGTTTTACATTTGGCATATCCATAAAACTAGTGGTTCCACCTGCTATGGCTGCTTTTGACTCTGTTGCAATATCCCCTTTTGAGGTTAGTCCAGGATCGCGAAAGTGTACTTGATCATCAATAAATCCAGGCAGTAACATCAACCCTTTTGCGTCAATAATTTTGTCTGCATTCATATCAATTTTATCTGCAATTTTTTGAATACGACCATCAGCAACCAATACGTCACCAACAAACTGATTACCTTCATTAACAATAGTAGCCTGGGTAATAAGTATGCTTTGCGAACATTCATTGGATAAATTCGACGATATCTTAGACATAGAGGGTTCCTTTTAGTGACGATTAACCAAGCCAGCAAATCTTATTTAATGGTTTTGTAGTGAATTCATCGGCTTAACTATTTTTGTAATACGGCCATTAAAAAATATTGACGGCCACAACCTGTTTAATTTGCTATTCTAGCTTGAATCATTGTAATATTTTGTATGTTTTTATACTTCAATCCCAATTGCACCATCGACCCGAGCGAGAATCCAAACAAGTGTTTATGGAAAAGATAACTCAAAATATTTTGCGATTTTCTTGCTCTTCACGCTGGCCCATCGTTGCAACCTCCTGGGCTGAACCCAGCCATAACATAGACTTTAATAAAACATCTTTTAGGGTTATTGCGGTTTTACTATTTATTTTAATCAGCACAGTCTCATTTAAAGCAAATGCTCAAAACACAATTGATAGTAATAATAACCAAAATGCCCATCTGCCTGTATGCGTTTATATAGCCTCTTACTCGCCAGGCTACCCTTGGCAAAATGGTATAACAAGAAGTATCAAAAAGACCTTGAATGGCCATTGCCATTTAAAAACATTCTATATGAATACCAAAAAAGTTTCTAACAAGAAGACTTTAAACAACATTGGTTTACAAGCGATAGCTTTTATTGCCTCAAACAAACCTGATGTTGTCATTGTTTCTGACGATAATGCTGTTAAATATGTGTTACAAAATCACTATAAAAACAGCTCAATCCCTTTTGTATTTTGTGGTGTGAATAACACTGGTATTCACTATGGCTTACCCTATAAAAATACCACCGGTATGATTGAAAAAAACCCCATTGAAGTCATACTAAAACTTTTGTTTAGCATTAACCCTGCAAAAACTCGAGTGGCGATGTTAACAACCCAAGGAACTTCTGCCGATTTTGATAATATAGAGTTCACTAAAATAGCCAAAGAAATGGGCATTAAAACCAAGGTCTACCAACTTAAAAACGAACGGGAATGGCGTAAAGTCTTTAAACAAATTCAACTAGGCGATGAGTTTGATCTTATTTATTTATCCAATAGAGCTGCGTTTAAAACCTGGGACCACAAAAAAAACTATGAATGGGCACTCAAATATAATTCAAAAATCACCTTTAGTACTCAAGATTGGATGATGCCTTATTCAGCCATCGGCATCACAAAAATACCTGACGAACAAGGAACTTGGGCTGCAAAAGCCGCCATAGAAATCTTAAACGGTTTGGCTCCCAGTGAAATTGCGGTAATCCCTAATCAAAATTTTCAACTATGGACCAATAAGCAGATTACGAAGCCGTTTGCTGATCAGCTACCAGAGAATATATTTTCTCAATCCATCGTTTATGATGAAAAGGTTCCACAATGAAAAATCTTTCATTCAAAATGCTTTTTGATCTATCTTTAAAAAATAAAGTGCTTTTGGTTCTAGTTGGGCTTGTGTGGTTAGTTATTGCTGCCACTCTAGAAATTGGGTATCAATACAAACAACAAGAACAAAAGTTCCACGAAAATATTGATGGGCTTATTCAAAAAAGAGCGCTTGAACAAAAACGCTCTGAAACGATTTTAAATGCTCTGTCTGAATACTATACGTCTCAAGCAATTAAGTCCGACTCTGACTTTCGTCACTTTGCACAAGGCCTTATAAACAGCAAGATTCCAGGTTATGGCATTGGTTTAGCCAAACTTATTTCTCGTGATAAAAAACAACAAATTGAATCGCAGCAACACAAACTTGGTTTTGAATCGTTTACTATTTCAAATTCAGGCTTGTTTTTAGAACAACAACAAAATCAAAAAAATGCATTTTTAAGCATTACCAATATCGCCCCGCTTGACCCCAAACACTCTGTTTATTTATCAGAAGATTTATTTACCATTCCATTACTAGTCACTAAGTTTTTTGATTCATTACTCAATAACCAACCACAAACCTTATTTTTAACAGAAAGCAAAACTCATAAATTACAAAAACTGATTTTTGCCCCTATATTTTTAAACTCACCAAACCTGTTAAATATTAAACAGAGATATAAACAAGCTCGCGGTATTGTATTTATATTACAACCTGAAGAAGAAACCTTAAAAAAACAAGCCGCCGAGTTTTTTAAACCACAAAACACCACGATTAAAGTTATTACCAGCAATGCTAAAACCATTATTCAAAAAGCAATAAAACCCAACTCTAATAAAATCGATAAGACCTTGAGCTTAAACTATAAAGCCGATTTTTTATGTTTAGGGCTGAATTCTCCGCAAAAAATAGAAATTACTAAATACTGGCATTTATCTGAAATAGATCAAATTGCTCTATTCAAGATGTTATTAATTAACCTATTTTTGTTTCTATTATCAACTAGCATAATACTTACGTTAAGCCGCTATACACAAAATTTACGCCTCACTCAAACTCGACTTAGTCAAATTCTGGAAACATCGCAAGATGCCGTCATTATCACAAACAAAGAGGGGTATATCTTAGATTGGAATCCAGAGGCAGAACTGTTATTTGACTACCCTAAAAAAGATGCCATTGGCAAATGCATTGTTGAATTAATTTTTGACCTGCCGAAAGACCTCTATATTAAAAACAATGATAAAGAATTAATTAATTTTTTATATGACACTCTAAAGCTAGACAATCAAACTGAATCTCAAAAAATAGAAGTGCTACTGTTTGACCGAAGAAAAAATAAAATCACCGCAGAAGTATCAACCTCTATATTGAATATTCAAAACAAAACAGAAATCAGTTTGTTTATAAAAGACATAACTTATCAGCGAAAAACGGAAGAAGCTATTACCAAAATGGCTTACTTTGACCCTCTAACCCAGCTTGAAAACAGAACCTACTTTAAGGAAAGTGTTAACCAACTAATTAACAACAAACCTTCAGGCCATTTTGCACTGCTGTTTTTGGACCTAGATGGTTTTAAACAGGTTAATGACACCCTTGGCCATAACATTGGGGATGAATTATTAAAAGTAGTTGCAAAACGTATTCAAAACGCCTTACGTAGCAGTAATGGAGAGTGCCATATTTGCCGTTTTGGTGGGGATGAATTCGTTATTCTTTTAAAAGACAGTGATGAAAAAACTAGTTCACAAATTTCTTTACGATTGCTCAATCAAATTGAACGCGTTATTAAAATTGAAGAAGATGAGCTTCAAGTTTCAACCAGTATTGGGATTGCCCTGTACCCACAACATGGTGAAGATCTCGACACCCTTCTTAGACATGCTGATACTGCCATGTATCAATCAAAATCTTTAGGAAAAAACACCTACTCCATCTACCACGATGCCATGGAAGAGAGTGTTGCAGAAAGAAGCCTAATTGAAAAACACCTAAGAAAAGCTGTTCAAAACAATGAATTTCAACTGGTATATCAACCTCAAATTAATTTACTAACTGGTAAGGTAATTGGGGTAGAAGCTCTTATTCGCTGGAACAACCCTGTTTTAGGTTTTGTTGCACCTGATAAATTTATTCCTATTGCTGAAGAAAGTCATTTAATTCTTACAATTGGTGAATGGGTCACAAAAACTTGTATTGCCCAACTTCAAGCATGGAAAGATACCGAATTTGATTCTTTGCATATCGCTATGAACGTCAGTAGTGTGCAGTTTGAAAACCCGTATTTTATCGGCTTTGTAAGGAAGCTGATGGAAGTCTCAAATATTCACAACCACCTACTAGAAATTGAATTAACAGAACGCACGGTTATGAATAACGTTAATGAAAATATTGCACGTTTTAATCAAATTCGTTCTAGTGGTTTTGGTTTATCGGTTGATGACTTTGGAACAGGTTATTCCTCTTTGAGCTATCTAAAAAAATTCCCATTGAGTATTTTAAAAATTGATAAATCATTTATTGATGGGATTCCACAAGATGAAGAAGATATTATTATTACTACGGCTATTTTAAACTTAGCTCACAGTCTTAGTATGAAAGTGGTGGCCGAAGGCGTTGAAACCCAAGAGCAATTGCTTTATCTAAAAAATGTGCACTGCAATTTTGCTCAAGGGTACTTTATCAGTCGACCTCTCGCAATAAGCGAACTTGAAGCCTGGTTAAGAAACAACCAACTTAATTTTTATTACAAACACCCTAATTTAGCGATAGAGGCTACTGATGCGTAACCCTATAAGCTTGATAATTATTGGCCTAGTTCGATTTTATCAATTATTTATAAGCCCAATACTCGGGCCAAGATGCCGGTTTTACCCAACCTGCTCAAGCTACACGATCGAAGCCATAAAAACCCATGGGGTAATTTGTGGCTCATGGTTAGCCATAAAAAGAATTGGCCGCTGTCATCCTGCGAACCCAGGTGGAATTGATCCAGTGCCAAGTTGCGGTTGTAAGTCAAATTGTAAAGATCACCTCGAAGATGACTCTTTAGAACATCCAGATAAACAGGCTGATGACAAAAGCAACCAAAAATCTTAATACCTCTTCTTAATTCCTCATCTTAAGACCTCATCAAAAGATAATTGCACCCATCCCTATAATCCATTGATTCTGTTACCTTTTGTAAGCTCTGGATAAATCAAACATAATGTTTTAACTACTTGTAAATATATATTGCCTGCTAAGATTGTCATAATAATTTCTTATTAGTAGCCTGTATTCGCTCTCTAAAAGAGCTAAAATAATAAAATTGTCTTTATTTATGATGAGAGTTGAACCATAAAATGTCTGAAAACCAAGTTACCGAGCACGTAATAGAAGCTGTTACTGAAACGGCAGAGACTTTTCCACGCTATATCAACCGTGAAAAAAGCTTGCTTGAGTTTAATAGACGCGTACTTGCTCAAGCCAAAAATGATCAAATTCCTTTATTAGAGCGTTTGAAATATTTGTGTATCTCTAGTAGCAATATGGATGAATTTTTTGAGGTACGTTTAGCCAGTTTATTAGAACTTGCAAAAGATCCAAATGCATTGACTTTTCCGGACGAATTACCCGCCACGAATGTTGTCCATTTTTTGTGTGAAACGGCACATGACATAGTTGAAGATCAATATCACACTTTAAACAATATCCTTATTCCCGCTTTAGAAAAAGAGAACATTCGTTTTGTTCGCCGCAATCACTGGACTGACCAACACAAAGAGTGGCTCAGTGACTATTTTGAGCAGTCATTACAACCAGTGTTAAGTGCAGTAGGTTTAGACCCTTCTCACCCTTTTCCAAAGGTATTAAACAAAACGCTTAATTTTATCGTCTCTTTAGAAGGTAAAGACGCTTTTGGTCGTTCAAATGGTTTGGCGATTGTTCCTGTTCCACGCTCACTACCACGCATCATTAAGCTACCTCCAGAAGCCACTGATGGCGAAAATGATTTTGTCTTTTTATCCTCAATCTTACATGCCAATGTTTCTCGATTATTTCCAGGCATGACGGTTACAGGCTGTTATCAATTTCGTGTTACCAGAAACACTAACCTCTTTATTGATGAAGAAGAGGTTGATGATTTAATGAGTGCCTTGCGTGGCGAGTTAAGTGGTCGCCAATATGGTGGTGCAGTACGTTTAGAAGTAGCTGATAACTGCCCGCTTCACATGATTGATTACCTTCTAGACCGTTTTAAGTTAGACAGAAGTGCTCTATATGAAGTAAATGGACCAGTAAACTTGCACCGATTAGATGCGGTACCAGGCATGGCAAATCGTCCAGATTTACAGTTTGCGCCATACACCCAAAAAAATGTTTCTATGAAACAACGCCCATCTAAAAATGCCTTTAAACTGTTTACTCGTCATAAAGAAAGCAACAATATGTTTGATAAAATCAAACAAAAAGACATTTTATTACATCATCCATATGACTCTTTTACGCCAGTCATAGAGTTTTTGGCCAAAGCCGCAACAGACCCCGATGTATTAGCAATACGCATGACCTTATACCGCACGGGTGAAGACTCACAAATTATTAAAGCTCTAGAAAGAGCAGCTCAAAACGGTAAAGAAGTAACTGCCGTTGTAGAACTTCGGGCCCGTTTTGATGAAGACAACAACATCCTGCAAGCCACTCGCTTACAAGACGCAGGCGTACATGTTGTATATGGTGTTGTTGGCTATAAAACCCACGCTAAAATGATTTTAGTCGTTCGCCGCGAAGGTGATTTAATTCGTTACTACACTCATATGGGAACGGGTAACTACCACCATGTTACAACACGTTTCTATTCTGACTTTGGTTTAATAACTGCAAACCAGGCTATTGGCCGTGATGCTTCTAAAATCTTTCAGCAGTTAACCAGCTTAGGCGACACTAAAAACCTAGAAGTTTTATTGCAGTCACCTTTTACCTTAAAGAGCGGCATGATTGAACGTATAAATCGCGAAGCCGAAAATGCTAAACAAGGTAAAAAAGCCAAAATTATTGCCAAAATGAACGGGTTAGAAGAGCAAGGTGTTATTGATGCGTTGTACTTAGCCTCACAAGCGGGTGTTAAAATCCAACTTATTATCCGTGGAATTTGCAGTTTACGACCAGGCATTCCTGGTCTATCAGAAAATATAACGGTTATCTCAATTATTGGACGTTTCTTAGAACATCATCGCATCTATTATTTTGAAAATGATGGCGGCAAACCTGAGCTATATTGTTCAAGTGCTGATTGGATGCGTCGTAACCTTTTAGCCCGAGTTGAAACCTGCTTTCCGATTTTAGATCCAGACTGTTTCCAACAAGTCTACACCGAAGGTTTGGCAATGTATCTACACGATAATACTGGAGCCTGGGTGTTGCAACCTAATGGTTCTTACCAACTAAAAGAAGACGACCAAACTCCACCCTACAGTGCCCAAGCATTACTGATTGAAAAGTACAGCCACTAATTTTTAACAGCTTACCGTTTATTGCTGACTTTAATTGTGCTTACACAGGACAATAGCAATCAAAAACGGTAAACTACAGCAAATAATGAATCAACCTATAAAAGAGCAATGCTGAATCAATGCAACTGCAATTCATCAGGCTTGCTCGCATATATATTCAATAAATTGAACCCAATATGACAGACAAAACCACCTCCCCCTCAAATGAGGACCTATTTGCCGCGATTGACTTAGGCTCAAATAGTTTCCATATGATTGTAGCTCGTGAAGTTCACGGTCAAATGCAAGTGATTGATAAACATAAAGAGATGGTTCGTTTACGCTCTAGCCTTGATAAAAACGGCAAACTGACTGAAAAAGCGTTTGAAGAAGGTATTGCTTGTTTAGAGCGGTTTGGTCAGTTAATTAAAGACATCCCAAAAGAGAATGTACGTGCAGTAGGCACTAACACTCTAAGAAATGCTCGCAACAGTCGCGAGTTTCTTAAACAAGCCAAAGAAGCACTAGGCCACAGTATTCAAATTATTGCTGGACAAGAAGAGGCTCGTTTAATCTATCTTGGCGTTGCTCACGGTCTAGCAAATAGTGAAGAACAACGTTTGGTTATGGATATTGGCGGTGGTAGTACAGAATACATTATTGGTCAGCAGTTTGAAAATAGCCACCTAACTAGCACTGAAATGGGATGCGTAAGCATTACCCAGTCCTATTTTTCTAAAGGTAAAATCACTGAAGACAATTTTAATTTAGCGGTTGCTAAATGCCGCCAAATTCTTCGTCCTCACCGTAGAACTTTACGAAAAAAAGGTTGGGATATCGCAATTGGAGCCTCTGGCACGATCAAATCCATTGGTGCTATCTTAGAGATCAACAGCTGGTCTGAATCAGGTATTACCTTGCAAGGCATGTTTGATTTAAGCAAAGCCTTAATTAAAGAAGGTTCGTCAAATCAAGCAAAAATTGCTGGCTTAAAAGATGAGCGTCGTCCAGTTTTAGTTGGCGGCTTAGCCATATTAATGGCCACCTTTATTGAACTCAATATTGAACACATGCAAGTATCACAAAATGCTCTACGAGAAGGTTTGGTTTTTGATACTCTTGGTCGATTAAACTCAGAAGACGTACGTGAGACCAGTGTAGTTTCAATGCAAAAATGGATGAAGGTTGATATTGAGCAAGCTGATATGGTCGCTAAAACAGCTAAATCACTTTATAAACAAAGCCATAATTTATGGCGTTTACACTCAGACGATTATGATTTAAGACGCTTACTAAAATGGGCGTGTCGCTTGCATGAGATTGGTATTGCAATCAGTTTCAAACGTGCCCGTCATCACGGAGCATACATTATTGCCCAAGCTGACATGGCAGGGTTTAACCAACAAGAAAAAATGATTATGAGCTCTTTGGTACTTAACCAGCGCGGCAAATATACAACAGATAGCCATGAAGAACTAGATGACAGCATAAAACCTCTAATGCCTTATTTAACGGTTTTAATGCGATTATCTGTAAGAATTCATCGCGGCCGCGACTTAGAACATGTTGATCCTACTCTTATCATCAAAGAGGAAGACACTCTGTGTATAGAGTTTGAAGACAAGTGGTTAGATGAACACCCTCTTACCCGTTTAGATTTAGAGACTGAAGCTAAAAACCTAGAACGTTTTGGATTTAAGTTACTACTAAGTTAATACCAAGTTAATCCAACTTAATATTCAATTAAGACTTAAAAATATAATTTACCAGGCCTGGTATACAGGTATATACACTGATATATACACTGCGATTTACATACATTGTGAGCATTGGCAATTTATATTTTAAGCATGCATTTTTTAATCTCTTAATACACGTCCATCTGCAAACGTTTTTGCTTTCTTAATTCATGCCAAAAATCATCTGCAGATTTTGCATCCAACCCGCCCAACTCTTCAAAAATGGACAGTAATGTCTCTTTTACGGATTCAGCCATAGTAGTTTGACTACCACAAATATACAAATGTGCCTGTTGATTTAATAAATTCCAAACCAGCTCACGCTGTTGGTTTAATTGATCTTGTACATAGACTTTCTCTGCCTGATCACGAGAAAAAGCAAAATAGGTCTGTAACACACCTTGCTCTTGCCAAGCTTCAAGCTGTGAACAAAACAAACAATTTGACTCTTTATGAGTTTCACCAAAAAACAGATAATTTAAACCTCGTTTTTCCAGGCCTGTCGTTTTATCTGTAAAGTCATCAGCACCAATAGACTCTTGTATCGCACGTTGTTGCATAAACCCAATAAACGGGGCTAAACCGGTACCCGAACCCACCATAATCACAGGTGTTTCGGGGTCTTGTGGCAATTTAAAAGTTGGGTTATTTTTAAATTCAATATCCAGCTTTTGACCTACTTCAAGCTCTGCCAACATACAACTTGCAACACCAAAACGCTGGCGTTCAAAAGAGAGGTAATCAACCTTTCTATACAGTATAGAAACCGTATTACTTTCATTAGGAGCAGAAGCAATAGAATAATAACGCGGAGCTAAAGGCGACAGTAGATTCAAAAACTCTAAGCCTTGTTGTTGTAATTGTGGAAAAGATTCCAATAAATCTAAAATATCTTTACCGTAGGCGTAGTCAATCATTGCCTGCCTATCAGGCCACTCGTTAAAACCAAACTGCCTTTGCAACTTATTTAAGATTGCCGGATTCAACTGGGTTAACTCTAAGTGCTGTTGCAACGCCTGTTTACAATTTACCAGGCCAGCTCTTCTTATTTCAATGTTTTCATTGCCTGTTAAGCCAAGTTTTAAAAGAATTGCCGATACCATCTCAGGGCGATTAGTTGCCTGAATTGTTAGCCAGTCACCTGGTTCATAAACCTCATTGGCGTTTACTTCTTTAGGCAAATCAAAGGTGAGATAAAAAATGGATTTATCGTTTGATTTTGGGGTAATGCATTGGTTTTTTGCGACAGTTACAATCATATAAATAAGAATCATTAAGAATAAGATAATTTATTCTAGCACGCTCAACCGATTCATATCATGCCGGAATACACATCTAAAATAATTTAACTATGAGATTGGTCAATGAAATACAAAAATATGCTTAAGAAGCTCCACTAAACTAGTAGGCTTCTTAATATAAATTATTAATTTTTAATATAAGAAAGGATATTGAATAACTCTAAACGGCTTAAAAAACTGTTGCTAGCGAAAGTACAAATTAATGACAAGTTTCTGACATTTATCGAATACTTTCCATTAATACACTCACCCAAGGAGCCGTGACTAAAATGGTTACCGCAGACATTAAACCAGCAATTAATCCAATACCAATTTGTGGCACAAGGTTATTTTGCTTTAACTCTACATTGTTCATTTGTCTTTCAACTGAGGCAAAAATATCGACCTGTTTTTTTAATAGAGAGTTCAGCGTTTTAATTTGTTTAAACAGTAATTGCTGTTCTTTTTCTATGGTTAAGCGTGACTTTTTAGATTTCTCATCTAACTCATTCATTTGTCTGGACAGCTGACCAATTGAGGCATCCATCTGTTTAACCAGACTTTCTATTGCTGTTTTGTCATCTTTTAACCATTCAAAATCGGGTGTAATCATATCTGACATATCAATATCATCATATCGATCATTATTTTTACCACCACGGCTTCTACGCATAGCCTGTTCTAGCAAAACACTTTTTGAACCTAAAGGTTCGACTTGTCTTAAATCAATGGCCATTTCTCATCCTCAATGTGTGTTGCGATTCATACAGGTTTATTAGTAGGGGCTCTATTGAATCGTCATTTTTTTGTCAAACAGGATTTTTACCTGTCTTTTAGGAGATTTATATGCAGATTTTGTGCCAACTCATACCGTATAAAATAAATTTTGGTAAAATGCTCAGCCATAACCCATTTCTTGTTCAATTGATTATTCAAGGTAACCTCATTATGAAATACATTGGTGCCCATGTTTCGGCTGCTGGCGGAGTAGAAAATGCCCCAATAAGAGCCCATGAAATTGGGGCGACTGCATTTGCATTGTTTACCAAAAATCAACGTCAATGGGTTGCAAAACCACTTTCTGAAAAAAGTATTGATGACTTTAAAGCTAACTGCGAAAAATATGGTTACGGAGTTAATCAAATTCTGCCACATGATAGTTATCTCATTAACCTTGGTCACCCTGATTTGGATAAACGCCAAAAATCTTTAGATGCATTTATTGATGAACTTGAACGCTGTCAGCAACTTGGCATTAATCGTTTAAATTTTCATCCTGGTAGCCATTTACGAGAGATTTCAGAAGAAAAGTGTATGGACTTTATTGCTGAATCAATCAACTTTGCTTTAGACCAAACTCAAGGTGTGATTGCGGTATTAGAAAACACCGCTGGACAAGGTTCAAACTTGGGTTACAAGCATGAACAACTTGCTTATATTATTGACAAGGTTGAAGATAAAACCCGCATTGGAGTATGTATAGATACTTGCCATGCCTACGCCGCTGGCTATGATTTAAAAAATGATTACACAGGTGTTATGGCTGACTTTGAAAAGGTTGTAGGTTTTGAATATTTAAAAGGCATGCACCTCAATGATTCAAAAGCTAAGTTAGGACAAAAACTCGACCGCCATCATAGTTTAGGCGAAGGTGAGATTGGCTGGCCGATGTTTAAAGAGCTTATGCAAGATGAGCGTATTGATAATATCCCCATGACTTTAGAGACCATTAATCCTGATATTTGGAGAGATGAAATTAAACAACTCCAGGCCTGGTTACCTGCTAAGTAAGTTAACCAAGTTAATCTACTCAATAAACCGCCTATATAACAGCGTTTAACAATTTACTTCACGTTAACCCCTTACTTCATTCAATTCGATTAGTAGAGATACTTCTTGCTACATCGAAAA
Encoded here:
- the nfo gene encoding deoxyribonuclease IV, which encodes MQILCQLIPYKINFGKMLSHNPFLVQLIIQGNLIMKYIGAHVSAAGGVENAPIRAHEIGATAFALFTKNQRQWVAKPLSEKSIDDFKANCEKYGYGVNQILPHDSYLINLGHPDLDKRQKSLDAFIDELERCQQLGINRLNFHPGSHLREISEEKCMDFIAESINFALDQTQGVIAVLENTAGQGSNLGYKHEQLAYIIDKVEDKTRIGVCIDTCHAYAAGYDLKNDYTGVMADFEKVVGFEYLKGMHLNDSKAKLGQKLDRHHSLGEGEIGWPMFKELMQDERIDNIPMTLETINPDIWRDEIKQLQAWLPAK
- a CDS encoding NADP oxidoreductase, with the translated sequence MIVTVAKNQCITPKSNDKSIFYLTFDLPKEVNANEVYEPGDWLTIQATNRPEMVSAILLKLGLTGNENIEIRRAGLVNCKQALQQHLELTQLNPAILNKLQRQFGFNEWPDRQAMIDYAYGKDILDLLESFPQLQQQGLEFLNLLSPLAPRYYSIASAPNESNTVSILYRKVDYLSFERQRFGVASCMLAELEVGQKLDIEFKNNPTFKLPQDPETPVIMVGSGTGLAPFIGFMQQRAIQESIGADDFTDKTTGLEKRGLNYLFFGETHKESNCLFCSQLEAWQEQGVLQTYFAFSRDQAEKVYVQDQLNQQRELVWNLLNQQAHLYICGSQTTMAESVKETLLSIFEELGGLDAKSADDFWHELRKQKRLQMDVY
- the ppx gene encoding exopolyphosphatase, whose translation is MTDKTTSPSNEDLFAAIDLGSNSFHMIVAREVHGQMQVIDKHKEMVRLRSSLDKNGKLTEKAFEEGIACLERFGQLIKDIPKENVRAVGTNTLRNARNSREFLKQAKEALGHSIQIIAGQEEARLIYLGVAHGLANSEEQRLVMDIGGGSTEYIIGQQFENSHLTSTEMGCVSITQSYFSKGKITEDNFNLAVAKCRQILRPHRRTLRKKGWDIAIGASGTIKSIGAILEINSWSESGITLQGMFDLSKALIKEGSSNQAKIAGLKDERRPVLVGGLAILMATFIELNIEHMQVSQNALREGLVFDTLGRLNSEDVRETSVVSMQKWMKVDIEQADMVAKTAKSLYKQSHNLWRLHSDDYDLRRLLKWACRLHEIGIAISFKRARHHGAYIIAQADMAGFNQQEKMIMSSLVLNQRGKYTTDSHEELDDSIKPLMPYLTVLMRLSVRIHRGRDLEHVDPTLIIKEEDTLCIEFEDKWLDEHPLTRLDLETEAKNLERFGFKLLLS
- the ppk1 gene encoding polyphosphate kinase 1, producing MSENQVTEHVIEAVTETAETFPRYINREKSLLEFNRRVLAQAKNDQIPLLERLKYLCISSSNMDEFFEVRLASLLELAKDPNALTFPDELPATNVVHFLCETAHDIVEDQYHTLNNILIPALEKENIRFVRRNHWTDQHKEWLSDYFEQSLQPVLSAVGLDPSHPFPKVLNKTLNFIVSLEGKDAFGRSNGLAIVPVPRSLPRIIKLPPEATDGENDFVFLSSILHANVSRLFPGMTVTGCYQFRVTRNTNLFIDEEEVDDLMSALRGELSGRQYGGAVRLEVADNCPLHMIDYLLDRFKLDRSALYEVNGPVNLHRLDAVPGMANRPDLQFAPYTQKNVSMKQRPSKNAFKLFTRHKESNNMFDKIKQKDILLHHPYDSFTPVIEFLAKAATDPDVLAIRMTLYRTGEDSQIIKALERAAQNGKEVTAVVELRARFDEDNNILQATRLQDAGVHVVYGVVGYKTHAKMILVVRREGDLIRYYTHMGTGNYHHVTTRFYSDFGLITANQAIGRDASKIFQQLTSLGDTKNLEVLLQSPFTLKSGMIERINREAENAKQGKKAKIIAKMNGLEEQGVIDALYLASQAGVKIQLIIRGICSLRPGIPGLSENITVISIIGRFLEHHRIYYFENDGGKPELYCSSADWMRRNLLARVETCFPILDPDCFQQVYTEGLAMYLHDNTGAWVLQPNGSYQLKEDDQTPPYSAQALLIEKYSH